In a genomic window of Rhodospirillales bacterium:
- a CDS encoding integration host factor subunit beta produces the protein MNRSDLVKRIQKAYPDLHGVEADRVVRIVFNEIEEALARGDRAEFRGFGSFSVRLRPAHTGRNPKTGAAVQVPEKSVPYFRAGKELRKRVDTEE, from the coding sequence GTGAACCGGTCTGACTTGGTAAAGCGGATCCAGAAGGCATATCCAGACCTGCATGGTGTGGAAGCCGACCGGGTCGTCCGAATCGTCTTCAACGAGATCGAGGAAGCTCTTGCCAGGGGGGATCGTGCCGAGTTTCGCGGGTTTGGCAGCTTCTCGGTGCGTCTTCGCCCTGCCCATACCGGACGCAATCCGAAGACCGGCGCCGCGGTGCAGGTGCCGGAGAAGAGCGTGCCGTACTTCCGCGCCGGCAAGGAACTCAGGAAAAGGGTCGATACCGAGGAGTAA
- a CDS encoding lipopolysaccharide assembly protein LapA domain-containing protein → MLRLARRIAVLLLTLLFIPFALSNRQGVVLAFWPFEGVVEVPLYLLLVAVLALGIVLGGFARLVERLGSRGRPGRVSS, encoded by the coding sequence ATGCTGCGCCTTGCGCGGCGCATCGCCGTCCTGCTTCTCACGCTGCTGTTCATTCCGTTTGCGCTGTCCAACCGGCAAGGCGTGGTGCTGGCCTTTTGGCCCTTCGAAGGAGTCGTCGAGGTGCCTCTCTACCTGCTTCTGGTGGCGGTCCTCGCCTTGGGGATTGTCCTCGGTGGATTCGCACGGCTGGTTGAGCGGCTGGGGTCACGCGGACGTCCGGGGCGCGTGTCGTCGTGA